A stretch of Myxococcus hansupus DNA encodes these proteins:
- a CDS encoding Hsp20/alpha crystallin family protein: MQTRNPFNSAVVVNPLMRDVDALFRELTQPMWRQAPRERTPAADILESESGLTLQLDMPGLEAKSIQVTVEKDILTVQAERKAEPRAEGVNVRRQERAFGTLARSFALPDSVDASKVEARYEQGVLTLTLPRREESKPRVIEVKVQG, translated from the coding sequence ATGCAGACCCGCAATCCGTTCAACTCCGCCGTGGTGGTGAACCCGTTGATGCGCGACGTGGACGCGCTCTTCCGCGAGCTGACGCAGCCCATGTGGCGTCAGGCGCCGCGGGAGCGCACGCCGGCCGCGGACATCCTCGAGTCCGAGAGCGGGCTCACGCTCCAACTGGACATGCCCGGGCTGGAGGCGAAGTCCATCCAGGTGACGGTGGAGAAGGACATCCTCACCGTGCAGGCCGAGCGCAAGGCCGAGCCCCGCGCGGAGGGCGTCAACGTGCGCCGGCAAGAGCGCGCCTTCGGAACGTTGGCCCGTTCCTTCGCGCTGCCTGACAGCGTGGACGCCAGCAAGGTGGAAGCGCGCTACGAGCAGGGCGTGCTGACGCTGACCTTGCCTCGGCGCGAGGAGAGCAAGCCTCGCGTCATCGAAGTCAAGGTCCAGGGCTGA
- a CDS encoding response regulator, with amino-acid sequence MGSGMMQQEGSTAMTDQLYTTHDISRLLQVDPSTVSKWIDRGILMAFRTPGGHRRVRSADLRTFLITHQMPVPEELGSGTVRLLAVDDERPVLDAIKRAFKPFAAQVELQTTTSGVEALLLVSEQKPHGMIIDLNMPDIDGLEVCRRIRARKQMEGVRLITMTSAHTPEVVEQSKQAGALACLAKPLDVQQVLELFRVPMALSAKR; translated from the coding sequence ATGGGCAGCGGAATGATGCAGCAAGAGGGGAGTACGGCGATGACGGACCAGCTCTACACCACGCACGACATCAGTCGTTTGCTTCAGGTGGACCCGTCCACCGTGAGCAAGTGGATTGACCGGGGCATCCTGATGGCTTTCAGGACGCCGGGCGGCCACCGCCGCGTGCGGTCGGCGGACCTGCGCACCTTCCTCATCACGCACCAGATGCCTGTGCCGGAAGAGCTCGGAAGCGGCACCGTGCGCCTGCTCGCGGTGGATGACGAGCGCCCGGTGCTGGACGCCATCAAGCGCGCGTTCAAGCCGTTCGCGGCCCAGGTGGAGCTGCAGACGACGACGAGCGGCGTGGAGGCCCTGCTGCTCGTGTCCGAGCAGAAGCCGCACGGCATGATCATCGACCTCAACATGCCGGACATCGACGGCCTCGAGGTCTGCCGCCGCATCCGCGCGCGCAAGCAGATGGAAGGCGTGCGGCTCATCACCATGACGTCCGCGCACACGCCGGAAGTCGTGGAGCAGTCCAAGCAGGCCGGCGCGCTGGCGTGCCTGGCCAAGCCGCTGGACGTCCAGCAGGTGCTGGAGCTGTTCCGCGTGCCAATGGCGCTCAGCGCCAAGCGGTAG
- a CDS encoding aldo/keto reductase — MEKHGFGSTRVSVPVLGQGTWQMEADDRASALRALRAGLDLGMTHVDTAELYGHGQVEESIVSEAIAGRRDEVFLVSKVMPSNATYAGTLAACERSLKRLRTDWLDCYLLHWPGSHPLEETVRAFEKLVADGKIRAWGVSNFDVEDLEEALSLAGPGRIACNQVLYHLEERAIEHAVLPWCEANGVAVVGYSPFGNGSFPRPDSRGGKVLGAIARAHGVTPYQVALRFLVRRPSLFAIPKASREAHARDNAAAASLVLTSEELAMLDGAFPLDAEPASLPVI, encoded by the coding sequence ATGGAGAAGCACGGATTCGGGAGCACGCGGGTGTCAGTGCCCGTCCTCGGGCAGGGGACCTGGCAGATGGAAGCGGACGACCGGGCAAGCGCCCTCCGTGCCCTTCGCGCCGGGTTGGACCTGGGGATGACGCACGTGGACACCGCCGAGCTGTACGGCCACGGCCAGGTGGAGGAGTCCATCGTCTCCGAGGCCATCGCCGGCCGGCGGGACGAGGTCTTCCTCGTGTCGAAGGTGATGCCGTCCAACGCCACCTATGCGGGGACGCTCGCCGCGTGCGAGCGGAGCCTGAAGCGGCTGCGCACCGACTGGCTCGACTGCTACCTGCTGCACTGGCCGGGTTCGCACCCGCTGGAGGAGACGGTGCGCGCCTTCGAGAAGCTGGTAGCGGACGGAAAGATTCGCGCCTGGGGCGTGAGCAACTTCGACGTGGAGGACCTGGAGGAGGCGCTCTCGCTCGCGGGGCCGGGGCGGATCGCGTGCAACCAGGTGCTCTACCATCTGGAGGAGCGCGCCATCGAACACGCCGTCCTGCCTTGGTGTGAAGCGAACGGCGTGGCGGTGGTGGGCTACAGCCCCTTTGGCAACGGCAGCTTCCCTCGGCCCGACAGCCGGGGTGGGAAGGTGCTGGGTGCCATCGCCCGCGCGCATGGCGTCACGCCGTACCAGGTGGCGCTGCGGTTCCTGGTGCGTCGGCCCTCGCTGTTCGCCATTCCCAAGGCGAGCCGGGAAGCCCACGCGCGGGACAACGCCGCCGCCGCGTCGCTGGTGTTGACCTCCGAGGAGCTGGCGATGCTCGACGGCGCCTTCCCGCTGGACGCCGAGCCCGCGTCGCTGCCCGTTATTTGA
- a CDS encoding KdsC family phosphatase: MVTEAPSRLGKEELTSRAARVRLLVFDVDGVLTDGGLYYGQDGELMKRFDVKDGHALVMARLSGLPAAILTARTSGIVEKRGKELGLAAVFQGRRDKSAALKELVAQLDVPLDACAYMGDDHNDLGPLSMVALSACPADAVPEVRHEAHFVTQSPGGRGAARELVELCLKASGRWDDAVGLMRGSDRRGTQ, from the coding sequence ATGGTGACGGAAGCCCCTTCCAGACTGGGAAAGGAAGAGCTCACGTCCCGCGCTGCGCGCGTGCGCCTGCTCGTCTTCGACGTGGACGGGGTCCTCACGGACGGGGGCCTCTACTACGGCCAGGACGGCGAGCTGATGAAGCGCTTCGACGTCAAGGACGGCCACGCGCTCGTCATGGCCCGCCTGTCGGGCCTGCCCGCCGCCATCCTCACCGCCCGCACCTCCGGCATCGTGGAGAAGCGCGGCAAGGAGCTGGGGCTCGCGGCGGTGTTTCAGGGCCGACGTGACAAGTCGGCCGCGCTCAAAGAGCTGGTCGCCCAACTGGACGTGCCCCTGGACGCCTGCGCCTACATGGGTGACGACCACAACGACCTGGGCCCACTTTCAATGGTGGCTCTTTCCGCTTGTCCTGCGGATGCGGTCCCCGAAGTGCGCCACGAGGCCCACTTCGTTACCCAGAGTCCTGGCGGCCGAGGGGCCGCTCGTGAACTCGTGGAACTGTGTCTCAAGGCCAGTGGCCGCTGGGACGACGCAGTGGGTCTGATGAGAGGGTCTGATAGGCGCGGTACTCAGTAA
- the kdsA gene encoding 3-deoxy-8-phosphooctulonate synthase, which translates to MSAPTPIELCGFKVGQGQKLFVIAGPDSIESEDMALRHARMLKDITSRLGVPYAFKCSYDKANRTSGKSFRGPGLKEGLRILKRIRDEVGVPVLTDVHETSHVGPASEVVDIIQIPAFLCRQTDLVEAVARTGKGVNLKKGQFVAPKDIVHSARKAFETGNPNVLVTERGSTFGYNNLVVDMRGLAQMRDAGLAVCFDATHSVQLPSAGNGETAGERRFVSLLARSAAAAGIDALFTEVHEDPDRALCDGPCSLNPQMFEDVVRNVLSIRRVLGHEPG; encoded by the coding sequence ATGAGTGCCCCCACCCCCATCGAGCTGTGCGGCTTCAAGGTTGGCCAGGGACAGAAGCTGTTCGTCATCGCCGGCCCCGACAGCATCGAGTCCGAGGACATGGCCCTGCGCCACGCCCGGATGCTCAAGGACATCACCAGCCGGCTCGGCGTGCCGTATGCCTTCAAGTGCTCCTACGACAAGGCCAACCGCACCAGCGGCAAGTCCTTCAGAGGCCCGGGTCTCAAGGAAGGTCTGAGAATCCTGAAGCGGATCCGCGACGAAGTGGGCGTCCCCGTACTCACGGACGTCCATGAAACAAGTCACGTCGGGCCAGCCTCGGAAGTTGTGGATATCATCCAGATACCGGCGTTCCTCTGCCGGCAGACGGATCTGGTGGAAGCCGTGGCGCGTACTGGCAAGGGCGTGAACCTGAAGAAGGGGCAGTTCGTGGCGCCCAAGGACATCGTCCACTCGGCGCGCAAGGCCTTCGAGACGGGCAACCCCAACGTGCTCGTCACCGAGCGCGGTTCGACGTTCGGCTACAACAATCTCGTGGTGGACATGCGCGGCCTCGCGCAGATGCGCGACGCCGGCCTCGCCGTGTGCTTCGACGCCACCCACTCCGTGCAGCTCCCCAGCGCTGGCAACGGCGAGACGGCCGGTGAGCGCCGCTTCGTGTCATTGCTCGCGCGCTCCGCCGCGGCCGCCGGGATTGACGCGTTGTTCACGGAAGTCCACGAAGATCCGGATCGTGCCCTGTGTGACGGTCCGTGTTCGCTGAACCCACAGATGTTCGAGGACGTGGTACGAAACGTGCTGAGCATCCGCCGCGTCTTGGGACACGAGCCGGGTTGA
- a CDS encoding general secretion pathway protein GspE, with protein MASPSRNRIGDILVKARVIDDLQLRSALATHDQWGGRLSRIIADLGLATDDVITEAICQGLGMQRIQLGNVTRDAGALARVDVNLAEQKAVFPVSLKDNGKTLVLAMADPTDLVTLDQVAAKSRARVVVMVAGEREIEHAILRHYRGQEPVVSTRFGGKQRESDEDTSSDEDEFKVVDMSGNTVVKRIADITPPAPAAAPPPPPRAAERAPAPASNASAADILDEILAGGAPSSEWSDEDLKRLQTVQQNQEKSSKILRALLELLLEKGALQQRELAARMRL; from the coding sequence ATGGCATCTCCTTCCCGGAATCGCATTGGCGACATCCTCGTCAAGGCACGCGTCATCGACGACTTGCAACTGCGCAGCGCGCTGGCCACCCATGACCAATGGGGAGGCCGCCTGTCGCGCATCATCGCGGACCTGGGGCTGGCCACCGATGACGTCATCACCGAGGCCATCTGCCAGGGCCTGGGAATGCAGCGCATCCAGTTGGGCAACGTCACACGCGACGCGGGCGCGCTCGCGCGCGTGGACGTGAACCTCGCCGAGCAGAAGGCCGTCTTCCCCGTGTCGCTGAAGGACAACGGCAAGACGCTGGTGCTGGCCATGGCGGACCCCACGGACCTCGTCACGCTGGACCAGGTGGCGGCGAAGAGCCGCGCCCGCGTGGTCGTCATGGTGGCGGGCGAGCGTGAAATCGAACACGCCATCCTCCGCCACTACCGCGGGCAGGAACCGGTGGTCAGCACGCGCTTCGGTGGCAAGCAGCGCGAGTCGGACGAGGACACGTCCTCGGATGAAGACGAGTTCAAGGTCGTCGACATGAGCGGCAACACGGTGGTGAAGCGCATCGCGGACATCACCCCGCCCGCGCCCGCCGCCGCGCCCCCTCCGCCGCCGCGCGCCGCGGAGCGAGCCCCCGCGCCGGCCAGCAACGCGAGCGCCGCCGACATCCTCGACGAGATTCTCGCGGGCGGCGCGCCGTCCTCGGAGTGGAGCGACGAGGACCTGAAGCGTCTGCAGACGGTGCAGCAGAACCAGGAGAAGAGCTCCAAGATTCTGCGCGCGCTGCTGGAGCTGCTCCTGGAGAAGGGCGCGCTCCAACAGCGCGAGCTGGCCGCGAGGATGAGGCTGTAG
- a CDS encoding ABC transporter transmembrane domain-containing protein — MSSPEKDSTARPPPRVTLRRLLMLARPEVVPLAGATLFLLISSGATLVYPRAIGDLVDQALNAKNRQVVDGLALVMLAVFVVQGLAMALRAYLFNTAGERVVARLRKDLFRALLSQEVGFFDARRTGELTSRLSSDTTVLQNTVTANVSMFLRYAVTAVGGVALLFYTSFQLTLVMLTVIPPVAIGAVLYGRRVRAISRQVQDALAASGEVAEEDLSGIRTVRSFAAERHEVERYSVAVERSFTLARDRTFQSSVFLGAASIAGYGSIAAVLWYGGRLVVDGSLSVGALTSFLIYTMLVAFSFSGIAELWADFMRASGAAERVFELLDRQPAIRAGGEQLTDLRGHVEFRGVHFSYPTRPDVPVLQGLDLELRPGEVVAVVGPSGAGKSTLASLLSRFYDPQGGEVLLDGHPLTALEPEWLRRNIGMVAQEPQLFSCSIADNIRYGRPDATDAQVEEAARAANAHAYIERFPEGYRTQVGERGVQLSGGQKQRVAIARAVLKDPRLLILDEATSALDAESEHLVKDALERLMQGRTTLIIAHRLSTVANANRVLVLDGGVIIQSGTHASLMNQEGLYRRLVERQFVAA; from the coding sequence GTGTCTTCCCCCGAGAAAGATTCGACAGCCCGGCCGCCTCCTCGCGTGACGCTGCGCCGCCTCCTGATGCTGGCGCGCCCGGAGGTGGTGCCCCTCGCCGGGGCCACCCTCTTCCTGCTCATCAGCAGCGGCGCCACGCTCGTCTATCCCCGCGCCATTGGCGACCTGGTGGACCAGGCCCTCAACGCGAAGAACCGTCAGGTCGTGGACGGGCTCGCGCTGGTGATGCTCGCCGTGTTCGTGGTGCAGGGCCTCGCCATGGCCCTGCGCGCCTACCTCTTCAACACCGCCGGCGAGCGCGTGGTGGCGCGGCTGCGCAAGGACCTCTTCCGCGCCCTGCTGTCCCAGGAGGTGGGTTTCTTCGACGCGCGCCGCACCGGTGAGCTCACCAGCCGCCTGTCGTCGGACACCACGGTGCTCCAGAACACCGTCACCGCCAACGTGTCCATGTTCCTGCGCTACGCCGTCACCGCCGTGGGCGGCGTGGCCCTGCTGTTCTACACATCCTTCCAGCTCACGCTGGTGATGCTCACCGTCATCCCGCCGGTGGCCATTGGCGCCGTGCTGTACGGCCGCCGCGTGCGCGCCATCTCCCGCCAGGTGCAGGACGCGCTCGCCGCCAGCGGCGAGGTGGCCGAGGAGGACCTGTCCGGCATCCGCACGGTGCGCTCCTTCGCCGCGGAGCGCCACGAGGTGGAGCGCTACAGCGTCGCCGTGGAGCGCTCCTTCACGCTGGCACGCGACCGCACGTTCCAGTCCTCCGTGTTCCTGGGCGCGGCGTCCATCGCCGGGTACGGCTCCATCGCCGCGGTGCTGTGGTACGGCGGCCGGCTGGTGGTGGACGGCAGCCTGTCCGTGGGCGCGCTCACCTCGTTCCTCATCTACACCATGCTGGTGGCCTTCTCGTTCAGCGGCATCGCGGAGCTGTGGGCGGACTTCATGCGCGCCAGCGGCGCCGCCGAGCGCGTCTTCGAGCTGCTGGACCGCCAGCCCGCCATCCGCGCCGGCGGCGAGCAGCTCACGGACCTGCGCGGCCACGTGGAGTTCCGCGGCGTCCACTTCTCCTACCCCACCCGGCCCGACGTGCCGGTGCTCCAGGGCTTGGATTTGGAGCTGCGGCCGGGCGAGGTGGTGGCGGTGGTGGGCCCCTCCGGCGCGGGCAAGTCCACGCTGGCCTCCCTGCTGTCACGTTTCTATGACCCGCAGGGCGGCGAGGTGCTGCTGGACGGCCATCCGCTCACCGCCCTGGAGCCGGAGTGGCTGCGCCGCAACATCGGCATGGTGGCGCAGGAGCCCCAGCTCTTCTCCTGCTCCATCGCGGACAACATCCGCTACGGCCGGCCCGACGCCACCGACGCCCAGGTGGAAGAGGCCGCTCGCGCCGCCAACGCCCACGCCTACATCGAGCGCTTCCCGGAGGGCTACCGCACCCAGGTGGGCGAGCGCGGCGTGCAGCTCTCGGGTGGCCAGAAGCAGCGCGTCGCCATCGCCCGCGCGGTGCTGAAGGACCCTCGGCTGCTCATCCTCGACGAGGCCACCAGCGCCCTGGACGCGGAGAGCGAGCACCTGGTCAAGGACGCGCTGGAGCGCCTGATGCAGGGCAGAACCACGCTCATCATCGCCCACCGCCTGTCCACCGTGGCCAACGCCAACCGGGTGCTGGTGCTCGACGGCGGCGTCATCATCCAGAGCGGCACCCACGCCTCCTTGATGAACCAGGAGGGCCTGTACCGGCGGCTGGTGGAGCGGCAGTTTGTCGCAGCTTGA
- a CDS encoding CTP synthase — protein MRSKKTKFIFVTGGVVSSLGKGLASASIGALLENRGLAVTLIKLDPYINVDPGTMSPFQHGEVFVTEDGGETDMDLGHYERFTNARMSRLNNFTSGRIYHAVIMKERRGEYLGKTVQVIPHVTDEIKSSIRQAAQDADVVIVEVGGTVGDIESLPFLEAIRQMRYDVGSENVVYVHLTLLPYIGAAGEVKTKPTQHSVMKLREIGIQPDFLVCRTDREVSREMKDKIAMFCNVDTRSVFTSPDVRSIYELPLELHRQGLDERLAEVLNIWSRAPHLERWENIIRKVYEPARGQVRVAIVGKYVNLTESYKSLNEALLHGGIANDVKVNLHFVDSQEVEEQGAEKMLAGVDAILVPGGFGVRGTEGKIAAVRYAREKKVPFFGICLGLQMAVVEFSRTVLGLANANSLEFNEHTPHPVVTLMESQVKVQDKGGTMRLGSYACALKPGTRAHQLYGQDTIQERHRHRYEVNNAYRGKLQEAGLVISGANPELNLVEMIELAEHPYFVGCQFHPEFKSKPFAPHPLFSGFIRAALAQRDANAAAGQVTA, from the coding sequence ATGCGCTCCAAGAAAACCAAGTTCATCTTCGTGACGGGCGGAGTGGTCAGCTCCCTCGGCAAGGGCCTCGCCTCGGCTTCCATCGGCGCCCTGCTGGAGAACCGTGGGCTGGCCGTCACCCTCATCAAGCTGGACCCCTACATCAACGTGGATCCGGGCACCATGAGCCCGTTCCAGCATGGCGAGGTGTTCGTCACCGAGGACGGCGGTGAGACGGACATGGACCTCGGCCACTACGAGCGGTTCACCAACGCGCGGATGAGCCGGCTCAACAACTTCACGTCCGGCCGCATCTACCACGCCGTCATCATGAAGGAGCGGCGGGGCGAATATCTGGGCAAGACGGTCCAGGTGATTCCGCACGTCACCGACGAAATCAAGTCCAGCATCCGCCAGGCGGCGCAGGACGCGGACGTGGTCATCGTCGAGGTGGGCGGCACCGTGGGCGACATCGAGTCGCTGCCCTTCCTCGAGGCCATCCGCCAGATGCGCTACGACGTGGGCAGCGAGAACGTCGTCTACGTGCACCTGACGCTGCTGCCGTACATCGGCGCGGCCGGCGAGGTGAAGACCAAGCCCACGCAGCACTCGGTGATGAAGCTGCGCGAGATTGGCATCCAGCCCGACTTCCTCGTGTGCCGCACGGACCGCGAGGTGTCCCGCGAGATGAAGGACAAGATCGCCATGTTCTGCAACGTGGACACGCGCAGCGTGTTCACCTCGCCGGACGTGCGCAGCATCTACGAGCTGCCGCTGGAGCTGCACCGCCAGGGCCTGGACGAGCGGCTCGCGGAGGTCCTCAACATCTGGAGCCGGGCGCCCCACCTGGAGCGCTGGGAGAACATCATCCGCAAGGTGTACGAGCCGGCGCGCGGACAGGTCCGCGTCGCGATTGTCGGCAAGTACGTCAACCTCACGGAGAGCTACAAGAGCCTCAACGAGGCGCTCCTGCACGGCGGCATCGCCAACGACGTGAAGGTGAACCTGCACTTCGTCGACAGCCAGGAGGTCGAGGAGCAGGGCGCGGAGAAGATGCTGGCCGGCGTGGACGCCATCCTCGTGCCCGGCGGCTTCGGCGTGCGCGGTACCGAGGGCAAGATTGCCGCCGTGCGCTACGCGCGTGAGAAGAAGGTCCCCTTCTTCGGCATCTGCCTGGGCCTGCAGATGGCCGTGGTGGAGTTCAGCCGCACCGTGCTGGGCCTGGCCAACGCCAACAGCCTGGAGTTCAACGAGCACACGCCGCACCCGGTGGTGACGCTCATGGAGAGCCAGGTGAAGGTGCAGGACAAGGGCGGCACCATGCGCCTGGGCAGCTACGCCTGCGCGCTCAAGCCCGGCACCCGCGCCCACCAGCTCTACGGGCAGGACACCATCCAGGAGCGCCACCGTCACCGCTACGAGGTGAACAACGCGTACCGGGGCAAGCTGCAGGAGGCGGGGCTCGTCATCTCCGGCGCCAACCCCGAGCTCAACCTGGTGGAGATGATTGAGCTGGCCGAGCACCCCTACTTCGTCGGCTGCCAGTTCCACCCCGAGTTCAAGAGCAAGCCCTTCGCACCCCACCCCCTCTTCTCCGGCTTCATCCGCGCGGCGCTCGCCCAGCGGGACGCGAACGCGGCGGCCGGGCAGGTGACCGCATGA
- a CDS encoding CPXCG motif-containing cysteine-rich protein → MQPFAESATQQCPYCGEAVEVAVDPIGVASESYIEDCPVCCRPWTVQVSRDEEGYAVQLGRDDD, encoded by the coding sequence ATGCAACCCTTCGCGGAATCCGCCACCCAGCAGTGTCCCTATTGCGGTGAAGCGGTCGAGGTCGCCGTGGACCCCATCGGCGTGGCCTCGGAGTCGTACATCGAGGACTGCCCGGTGTGCTGCCGTCCGTGGACGGTGCAGGTGTCCCGCGACGAAGAAGGGTACGCGGTGCAGCTCGGGCGCGACGACGACTGA